A single window of Methanobrevibacter sp. DNA harbors:
- the rpl12p gene encoding 50S ribosomal protein P1: MEYIYAAMILHSAEKDINEENVKSIIEAAGIEADEARIKALIAALEDVDIDEAMETTAMAAAAPAAAPAAADAAEEEEEEEEASEEEAAAGLGALFG, from the coding sequence ATGGAATATATATATGCGGCAATGATTTTGCACAGTGCAGAAAAAGATATTAACGAAGAAAATGTTAAAAGTATTATTGAAGCAGCAGGAATTGAAGCTGATGAAGCAAGAATCAAAGCTTTAATCGCAGCTTTAGAAGATGTTGACATCGACGAAGCTATGGAAACTACTGCTATGGCAGCAGCAGCACCAGCAGCTGCACCTGCAGCAGCTGATGCAGCTGAAGAAGAAGAGGAAGAAGAAGAAGCTTCTGAAGAAGAAGCAGCAGCTGGATTAGGTGCTCTCTTCGGATAG
- the alaS gene encoding alanine--tRNA ligase yields the protein MVEIFDELGYKKQTCKTCGQEFYSQVDRDTCGDAPCDEYEFIANPATDKPYNLYEIQKVFREFLESEGHTHVHRYPVLAKRWRDDVFLVGASIFCFQPWITSGLVKPPANPIEMAQPSIRLNDVDNVGRTGRHMTCFTMGTHTVINKEDDFIYWEDRTIELCHKFFEHIGINTEEITFIKSWWSGGGNEGPCYEVCCRGVELATLVFIQYETLEDGSKKEIPIKVVDTGYGLERIAWISQGTPTAYDACFAPVVDKLKELTGVEINEDIQGRNAQIAGMMDIEDIGDLKELRQQVADSLNLSLDEYLKAAEPMEAIYIIADHTRCLAFMIADGIIPSNVKEGYLARLVLRRTIRFMKELNMKESLADVMAIQLDFLSKFYPEIRDSEEHIMNIITLEEERYAATVKKGRSIVKRSIKRLKKEGKSEMPLDMLIDLYDAHGIPPETVVEMAGDDFTVNVPDNFFTQVAGAHEKDTSNKKSTFKVDFPETELLFYKDFYQKEFEAEVLGLIEKDGDKCLIFDKTVFYPEGGGQPSDIGIISVDGTDIKMKHAEKIDNVVLHHVDEDVADDVVGKKVTGELDWQRRITLARHHTGTHLVIAAARKVLGQHIWQAGSQNALTRARIDLSHYKRITQEELNEIEKLANEYVMANIDLDIQFHTRDEAQELYGFVLYQGGIVPGKMIRVVKIPGVDVQACAGTHVLRTGVVGPIKINKTERVQDGVERIDFSAGLAAIDSMQHDGELLRESSAIFKVENDQLPKTCDRFFSEWKAQKNEIDRLKSDIASLKMNSLADEYDEINGLKVVHQLIEADFKELQKMATDFTDNGKADVVIMGNNDGKIVGAASQNAIDKDIKINEIIKTAAGVLGGGGGGRLTLAQGAGKNADKMDEAIQTAVDLIKGK from the coding sequence ATGGTAGAAATTTTTGATGAACTTGGTTATAAAAAACAAACATGTAAAACTTGCGGACAGGAGTTTTACTCACAAGTGGATCGTGATACTTGTGGAGATGCTCCATGTGATGAGTATGAGTTTATTGCAAATCCAGCAACAGACAAACCATACAACTTATATGAAATCCAGAAAGTTTTTAGAGAATTTTTAGAAAGCGAAGGGCACACACATGTCCACAGATATCCTGTACTTGCTAAAAGATGGAGAGATGACGTATTTTTAGTTGGGGCTTCAATCTTCTGTTTCCAGCCATGGATTACATCAGGTCTTGTAAAGCCACCTGCAAATCCAATCGAAATGGCACAGCCTTCAATAAGATTGAACGATGTTGACAACGTTGGAAGAACCGGCCGTCACATGACCTGCTTTACAATGGGAACACACACAGTAATCAACAAGGAAGATGACTTCATTTACTGGGAAGACCGCACAATCGAATTATGTCACAAGTTCTTTGAACACATCGGAATAAACACCGAAGAGATTACTTTCATCAAATCCTGGTGGAGTGGTGGAGGTAACGAAGGACCTTGTTATGAGGTATGTTGCAGAGGAGTCGAGCTTGCAACATTGGTTTTCATCCAATATGAAACCCTTGAAGACGGTTCCAAAAAGGAAATTCCAATCAAGGTTGTTGATACCGGTTACGGATTGGAACGTATCGCATGGATTTCTCAGGGTACTCCTACAGCTTATGATGCTTGTTTTGCACCGGTGGTTGACAAACTAAAAGAATTGACTGGCGTTGAAATCAATGAGGATATTCAGGGAAGAAATGCTCAGATTGCCGGAATGATGGATATTGAAGACATTGGTGATTTGAAAGAATTAAGGCAACAAGTTGCAGACAGTTTAAATCTCTCACTTGACGAATACTTGAAAGCTGCTGAACCGATGGAAGCTATTTACATTATTGCTGATCATACCCGTTGTCTTGCGTTCATGATTGCTGACGGTATCATTCCGTCCAATGTCAAAGAAGGTTATCTTGCAAGACTGGTTTTAAGAAGAACAATCCGTTTCATGAAAGAATTAAACATGAAAGAATCCTTGGCGGATGTAATGGCAATACAATTGGATTTCCTATCCAAATTCTATCCTGAAATTAGAGATTCCGAAGAACATATCATGAACATTATCACTTTGGAAGAGGAAAGATATGCTGCGACTGTTAAGAAAGGAAGAAGCATAGTTAAAAGATCAATTAAAAGACTTAAAAAAGAGGGCAAGTCTGAAATGCCTCTTGATATGCTGATTGATTTGTATGATGCTCATGGAATTCCTCCAGAAACTGTTGTTGAAATGGCAGGTGATGATTTTACTGTAAATGTTCCTGATAATTTCTTCACTCAAGTAGCAGGAGCTCACGAGAAAGATACAAGTAACAAAAAATCCACATTCAAAGTAGATTTCCCTGAAACTGAGTTATTGTTCTATAAAGATTTCTACCAAAAAGAATTTGAAGCAGAAGTTTTAGGATTAATTGAAAAAGATGGGGACAAATGTTTAATCTTTGATAAAACTGTATTCTACCCTGAAGGAGGAGGTCAACCTTCAGACATAGGTATAATTTCTGTAGATGGAACTGACATTAAAATGAAACATGCCGAAAAAATAGATAATGTTGTTCTGCACCATGTAGATGAAGATGTGGCTGATGATGTTGTCGGCAAAAAAGTCACAGGGGAACTTGACTGGCAAAGAAGGATAACTCTTGCACGCCACCACACAGGTACTCACCTGGTAATTGCAGCTGCAAGAAAAGTTCTCGGACAGCACATCTGGCAGGCAGGTTCACAAAATGCATTGACAAGAGCACGTATTGACCTGTCACATTACAAACGTATCACACAGGAAGAGCTGAACGAAATTGAAAAATTGGCTAATGAATATGTCATGGCCAACATTGATTTGGACATTCAATTCCACACCCGTGATGAAGCACAGGAGTTATACGGATTTGTTTTATATCAGGGAGGAATTGTGCCAGGAAAAATGATTCGTGTAGTTAAAATCCCTGGAGTTGACGTACAGGCATGTGCAGGTACACATGTGCTTAGAACTGGTGTAGTTGGACCTATTAAAATCAACAAAACCGAAAGGGTTCAGGACGGTGTTGAAAGAATTGATTTCTCAGCAGGTCTTGCGGCAATCGATTCAATGCAGCATGACGGTGAGCTTTTAAGGGAAAGTTCAGCAATATTTAAGGTTGAAAACGATCAGTTGCCAAAAACCTGTGACAGATTCTTCAGCGAATGGAAAGCACAGAAAAACGAAATCGACCGTCTGAAATCAGATATCGCCAGTTTGAAAATGAATTCATTGGCTGACGAATATGATGAAATCAACGGACTCAAGGTCGTTCATCAACTGATTGAAGCAGACTTTAAGGAACTGCAGAAAATGGCAACTGACTTTACCGACAACGGCAAGGCAGATGTTGTCATCATGGGAAACAATGATGGTAAAATCGTTGGAGCAGCTTCACAGAATGCTATTGATAAGGATATAAAAATCAATGAGATTATCAAAACAGCCGCCGGAGTTTTAGGAGGTGGCGGCGGAGGCCGTTTAACACTTGCTCAAGGTGCAGGTAAAAATGCTGACAAGATGGATGAAGCAATCCAAACTGCAGTTGATTTGATTAAAGGAAAATAA
- the thiI gene encoding tRNA uracil 4-sulfurtransferase ThiI — protein MNYDLIIARYGEIGIKSPKIRSRFERKLVKNIKATFECEVERNQGRIYVHPKDFSEGVEKLNHVFGVVSYSPAVSTKTTYEDIDETLTEYTKQLIDEKVLDENTKFAVKCRRVGNHDFTSQELAAHCGGVVRNVVSAPVDLTNPDLTIFVEVRQDDTYIFHEKIRGPGGLPLGTQGKVVVLLSSGIDSPVAAYLMMKRGCEVVALHCNNDPFSGPKVTENFNRLVDKLNEYAHGTPIKKRVMDYGEYLTVAKTKAPERMTCVLCKSGMYRIAEKLAEKLGADAIVDGSSVGQVASQTLSNILATRYGVDMPILSPLIGLDKEEITAIAKEIGTFPISEIDDGGCSAVPRYPETHADLKIVKNVCEEINQDAEIEKAFQKIRKLD, from the coding sequence ATGAATTATGATTTAATTATCGCAAGATATGGCGAAATAGGAATTAAAAGTCCTAAAATAAGGTCACGTTTTGAAAGAAAGCTAGTTAAAAATATTAAAGCTACTTTTGAATGTGAAGTCGAAAGAAACCAAGGAAGAATATATGTTCATCCAAAAGATTTTAGTGAAGGTGTTGAAAAGTTAAACCACGTATTCGGAGTCGTATCATACTCTCCGGCGGTTTCAACCAAAACAACTTATGAAGACATTGATGAAACTTTAACAGAATACACAAAACAGTTAATTGATGAAAAGGTCTTGGATGAAAACACCAAATTTGCAGTTAAATGTCGTCGTGTAGGTAACCACGATTTTACTTCACAGGAACTTGCTGCACATTGTGGTGGTGTTGTAAGAAATGTCGTTTCAGCACCTGTTGATTTGACAAACCCTGATTTGACAATTTTTGTTGAAGTAAGGCAAGATGACACCTATATCTTTCATGAAAAAATCAGAGGTCCTGGAGGATTACCATTAGGAACACAGGGAAAAGTTGTTGTTCTCTTGTCCAGTGGTATCGATTCTCCTGTTGCAGCATACCTTATGATGAAAAGAGGCTGCGAAGTTGTAGCGCTTCACTGCAATAATGATCCGTTTTCAGGTCCGAAAGTCACTGAAAACTTTAACAGGTTAGTGGATAAGCTAAATGAATATGCACACGGAACACCAATCAAAAAAAGAGTAATGGATTATGGTGAATACCTGACTGTTGCAAAGACAAAAGCTCCTGAAAGAATGACCTGTGTATTGTGTAAATCCGGAATGTACAGGATTGCCGAAAAGCTGGCAGAAAAATTAGGCGCTGATGCAATAGTTGACGGAAGCAGTGTTGGTCAGGTTGCATCACAGACATTGTCCAATATTTTAGCTACCCGTTACGGCGTGGATATGCCTATATTGTCTCCATTAATCGGGCTTGACAAGGAGGAAATCACTGCCATTGCAAAAGAGATTGGAACATTTCCGATATCTGAAATCGATGACGGCGGATGCAGTGCGGTTCCAAGATATCCTGAAACACATGCTGATTTAAAAATAGTTAAAAATGTATGTGAGGAAATAAATCAGGATGCTGAAATCGAAAAGGCATTTCAAAAAATTAGAAAACTTGATTAA
- the fbp gene encoding fructose-1,6-bisphosphate aldolase/phosphatase, which produces MKTTVSVIKADIGSVSGHCVAHPELMDICDEVLNEALEAGIIKDYYISRCGDDIDLIMTHDKGVENEEVHKTAYDAFMKATERARELKLYGAGQDLLSDTFSGNIKGMGPGVAEIEFEERPSDPVLIFCCDKTEPGAFNLPVFRMFADPFNTAGLVIDPSLHDGFKFEVFDVIEHRKVILNCPEEMYDLLALIGSTGRYVIKRVWKKNGEIAAAISTERLNLMAGEYVGKDDPVCIVRAQSGFPANGECVDPFAFPHMVSGWMRGSHNGPMMPVSEAEANPIRFDGPPRVVGLGFQVANGELIGPVDLFDDPAFDPTREQAAKIATYIRRHGPFEPHRLPAEEMEYTSLPGVMEKLESRFEDMDD; this is translated from the coding sequence ATGAAAACTACAGTTAGTGTAATTAAAGCTGATATTGGAAGTGTGTCCGGACACTGTGTCGCACACCCAGAATTAATGGATATTTGTGATGAAGTTTTAAACGAAGCTTTAGAAGCAGGTATCATAAAAGATTACTATATCTCCCGTTGTGGAGACGATATAGATTTAATCATGACCCACGATAAAGGGGTAGAAAACGAAGAAGTGCACAAAACCGCATACGATGCATTCATGAAAGCTACTGAAAGAGCACGTGAATTGAAATTATACGGTGCAGGTCAAGACTTATTATCTGATACATTCTCCGGAAACATCAAAGGTATGGGTCCTGGTGTAGCAGAAATCGAATTCGAAGAAAGACCATCTGATCCTGTTTTAATCTTCTGCTGTGACAAAACCGAACCTGGTGCATTTAACTTACCAGTATTCAGAATGTTTGCAGACCCATTCAACACTGCAGGGCTTGTAATCGACCCATCATTACATGATGGATTCAAATTTGAAGTATTCGATGTAATTGAACACAGAAAAGTTATTCTCAACTGTCCTGAAGAAATGTATGACTTACTTGCATTAATCGGTTCCACCGGAAGATACGTAATCAAAAGAGTATGGAAGAAAAACGGTGAAATCGCAGCTGCAATAAGTACTGAAAGATTAAACTTAATGGCTGGAGAATACGTTGGTAAAGACGACCCGGTATGTATCGTAAGAGCACAATCTGGTTTCCCTGCAAACGGTGAATGTGTAGATCCATTTGCATTCCCACACATGGTAAGCGGATGGATGAGAGGATCACACAACGGTCCAATGATGCCAGTATCCGAAGCAGAAGCAAACCCAATCAGATTCGACGGACCACCTAGAGTAGTCGGTTTAGGATTCCAAGTAGCAAACGGTGAATTAATCGGACCAGTCGACTTATTCGACGACCCAGCATTCGATCCAACCCGTGAACAAGCTGCTAAAATTGCAACTTACATCAGAAGACACGGTCCATTCGAACCTCACAGATTACCTGCTGAAGAAATGGAATACACTTCACTTCCTGGTGTAATGGAAAAATTAGAATCCAGATTCGAAGATATGGATGATTAA
- a CDS encoding ABC transporter permease, with protein sequence MSFLKFILKNPFRRKTSAILAIVGIAIGIIVIVALGGITDGLVNTFEDTIHAGGADFSISGKETGDSAYGTNTIDASWTDKIANVPGVEEAYPIYVVLTSVGDDYMNTLIGIDPAGTTLADISMKEGRIFEDGENEAILGEIYADDNDYKVRDSIKIDGEDFEVVGIYETGDQNMAGGVFTSISKVGELMDDEDSISNIYVKVNKGEDPQVVADRIDEKYGDDIATITSVMEMQQMGDMLNMLQASTWAISLLAIIVGGLGIINTMLMSVFERTREIGVLKAVGWSNTRILGMIVGESLVITIVSAIIGSLIGFLACTLLGPQMGIEPLFTPKIFIQAFSIAIVVGIIGGLYPAIKAVKLPPTEALRYE encoded by the coding sequence ATGTCATTTTTAAAATTCATTCTTAAAAACCCATTCAGGAGAAAGACCAGTGCAATTCTTGCCATTGTCGGAATTGCAATCGGAATAATTGTAATAGTTGCTCTTGGTGGAATAACTGACGGTTTAGTCAACACATTTGAAGATACGATACATGCAGGAGGTGCCGACTTTTCAATTTCAGGAAAGGAAACCGGGGATTCTGCATATGGAACAAATACAATCGACGCATCATGGACAGATAAAATTGCTAATGTTCCAGGTGTTGAGGAGGCTTATCCGATTTATGTTGTCCTAACATCAGTCGGTGATGACTACATGAATACGTTAATTGGAATTGATCCTGCAGGAACCACATTGGCAGATATTTCAATGAAAGAAGGAAGAATATTTGAAGATGGTGAAAACGAGGCCATTCTCGGTGAAATCTATGCCGATGACAATGACTACAAAGTAAGAGACAGTATTAAAATTGATGGAGAAGACTTTGAAGTTGTGGGAATTTATGAAACCGGTGACCAGAACATGGCAGGTGGAGTATTCACATCAATATCCAAGGTTGGGGAGCTTATGGATGATGAGGATTCAATTTCAAACATCTATGTTAAGGTGAATAAGGGCGAAGACCCACAGGTCGTTGCAGACAGAATCGATGAGAAATACGGTGATGATATTGCAACAATAACTTCTGTTATGGAAATGCAGCAGATGGGTGACATGCTCAACATGCTTCAGGCATCCACATGGGCAATTTCACTTCTAGCAATTATTGTCGGTGGATTGGGCATCATCAACACAATGCTCATGTCAGTGTTTGAAAGAACTCGTGAAATCGGTGTTTTAAAGGCTGTTGGATGGTCAAATACAAGAATTCTTGGAATGATTGTCGGAGAATCACTTGTGATAACAATCGTATCAGCAATTATCGGATCATTAATAGGATTTTTAGCCTGCACACTACTGGGTCCTCAAATGGGAATAGAACCGTTGTTCACACCTAAAATATTCATTCAGGCATTTTCAATAGCAATCGTGGTCGGAATCATTGGTGGACTGTATCCTGCAATCAAGGCGGTCAAACTGCCTCCAACAGAAGCATTGAGGTATGAGTGA
- a CDS encoding ABC transporter ATP-binding protein, translated as MNAVEIKDLFKSYENGKIKALNGINLTIKEGEFVSIIGPSGSGKSTLLNMLGALDVPDSGSINVAGDDLKSSKKLNEFRGEKIGFIFQLHNLIPNISVRQNVEIPMFTQKMSSSEMKNRALKLLGDVGLRDKAGIMPSKLSGGERQRVAIARALANDPSIILADEPTGSLDSKTSSKILKQLIDLHESKNVTLIIVTHDMDVAKLADRVIEVLDGEIISAGDDSLINSKIDV; from the coding sequence ATGAATGCTGTGGAAATTAAAGACTTATTTAAAAGCTATGAAAACGGCAAAATCAAGGCATTGAACGGAATAAATCTCACAATCAAGGAAGGTGAGTTTGTATCAATCATTGGACCCTCAGGTTCAGGTAAATCAACCCTTTTAAACATGCTTGGAGCACTTGACGTTCCGGATTCAGGATCCATAAATGTTGCAGGTGACGATTTGAAATCATCTAAAAAGTTAAATGAATTTAGAGGTGAAAAGATCGGTTTCATCTTCCAGCTGCACAATCTCATTCCAAACATTTCCGTAAGGCAGAATGTTGAAATTCCAATGTTTACACAAAAAATGTCATCATCAGAGATGAAAAACCGTGCATTGAAGCTTCTGGGTGATGTTGGCCTCAGGGACAAGGCAGGCATCATGCCTTCAAAATTATCCGGTGGGGAGCGTCAGAGAGTAGCAATCGCACGTGCACTTGCAAATGACCCATCAATAATATTGGCAGATGAACCAACAGGATCACTTGATTCAAAGACAAGTAGCAAAATCCTTAAGCAACTAATTGATTTGCATGAAAGTAAGAATGTAACACTAATAATTGTAACTCATGATATGGATGTAGCCAAACTTGCAGACAGAGTTATCGAAGTTCTTGACGGGGAGATAATTTCTGCCGGTGATGACTCACTGATTAACAGTAAAATTGATGTCTAA
- a CDS encoding sister chromatid cohesion protein PDS5: MISEKELLEELRQIQKSNENWKNHIDDVAAKLDENYSVNVKAKALWILGEMGLKYPQQVKPYINQIAGYMDDDNPKLRERSINALGRIGRADKNLVTPYLDKLMNMRNDDMGNVRLAFVWACENIATNSPELFCEKMDIFCDLIDDSNEKVRIEAPEMFRVVGKRKPMYVKPYLNKLQSVAENNEHPVVRIHCEGAIRITNNALDKNNDL, from the coding sequence ATGATATCTGAAAAGGAACTCCTTGAAGAGTTAAGGCAAATTCAGAAAAGCAATGAAAACTGGAAAAACCACATCGATGATGTTGCAGCAAAACTGGATGAAAACTATTCTGTCAATGTTAAGGCAAAGGCATTATGGATTCTTGGTGAAATGGGATTGAAATATCCTCAACAGGTCAAACCCTATATTAATCAAATTGCAGGATATATGGATGATGACAATCCAAAACTAAGGGAAAGGTCAATCAATGCATTGGGAAGAATTGGAAGAGCAGATAAGAATCTTGTGACTCCCTATCTTGATAAACTGATGAATATGCGAAATGATGATATGGGGAATGTTCGCCTTGCATTCGTTTGGGCATGTGAAAACATAGCGACAAATTCTCCAGAATTATTTTGTGAAAAAATGGACATTTTCTGTGATTTGATTGATGATTCAAACGAAAAAGTCAGAATAGAAGCACCTGAAATGTTTAGGGTAGTTGGAAAAAGAAAACCTATGTATGTGAAACCCTATTTGAATAAACTACAGTCCGTTGCTGAAAATAACGAGCATCCGGTAGTTCGCATTCATTGTGAAGGTGCAATCAGAATTACGAATAATGCTTTGGACAAGAATAATGATTTGTAA
- a CDS encoding nucleotidyltransferase domain-containing protein translates to MNNRYEIAQEFAKTINSGYILKIILFGSVARHEDTHESDIDILIVSNFPEKIEDQIDDEVAWIMHDKNELISAHIMSEERFNSTQHFSFLSNVLSEGVEIG, encoded by the coding sequence ATGAACAATAGATATGAGATTGCTCAGGAGTTTGCAAAGACAATAAATTCAGGATATATACTTAAAATTATTTTATTTGGTTCTGTTGCTAGACATGAAGATACCCATGAATCTGATATAGATATCTTAATCGTATCTAATTTTCCTGAAAAAATTGAAGATCAAATTGATGATGAAGTGGCTTGGATTATGCATGATAAAAATGAATTGATTTCTGCCCATATAATGTCTGAAGAAAGATTCAACAGTACTCAACATTTTTCTTTTTTAAGTAATGTTCTTTCAGAAGGTGTTGAAATTGGATGA
- a CDS encoding HEPN domain-containing protein has product MDETEAFFDKSNKKLILAKTAYSMDDYSDAVSLSYYAMFLVAKALILKKGIKAPKTHAGLIHLFNSHYVKEDEFSYEKYKFLASTQSQRENADYDAIDEIDERIARKRIKQAEEFIKEAEKFI; this is encoded by the coding sequence TTGGATGAAACTGAAGCATTTTTTGATAAATCTAATAAAAAACTAATTCTTGCAAAAACAGCATATTCTATGGATGATTATTCAGATGCTGTTAGCTTATCGTATTATGCCATGTTTTTAGTTGCTAAGGCACTAATTCTTAAAAAAGGAATTAAAGCCCCTAAAACTCATGCTGGTTTGATTCATTTATTTAATTCACATTATGTTAAAGAAGATGAATTTTCATATGAAAAATATAAGTTTTTGGCATCTACCCAATCACAACGTGAAAATGCAGATTATGATGCAATCGATGAAATTGATGAAAGAATTGCTAGAAAAAGAATTAAACAAGCAGAAGAATTTATTAAAGAAGCTGAAAAATTCATTTAA